From Clavelina lepadiformis chromosome 9, kaClaLepa1.1, whole genome shotgun sequence, the proteins below share one genomic window:
- the LOC143470610 gene encoding small ribosomal subunit protein uS10m-like, translated as MFDSKIMAVIHYGRSFNTIIRRGIPKFISIYTPKNVIEAVSKNESNYFLSNGNLKSYFSTSSFLLNTSSDSSAIIAENPDEQEVLYRAIDILIKGHEKPVLESYITFMKSAAEHLDITVDGVLHPKFIADRMTLLKSKHIYKKHRVQYEMRTHREVLQLKYLTGSTAKVYLEYIQRNIPAGVAMHVHKWEINRIPEHIRQEMVKNMENMTEEDWKKESENLAKLQGEKRTVAKDYQEFDTTKRFLVGIVM; from the coding sequence ATGTTTGATAGCAAAATAATGGCAGTAATTCATTATGGTAGATCCTTTAACACCATTATTAGAAGGGGGATTCCAAAATTTATAAGCATTTATACACCAAAAAATGTAATAGAAGCCGTATCTAAAAATGAAAGCAATTATTTTCTCTCCAATGGTAATTTAAAATCATACTTTTCTACCTCGTCATTTCTTCTAAATACTTCATCCGATTCTTCAGCGATAATTGCTGAGAACCCAGACGAACAAGAGGTACTGTACAGAGCGATTGACATATTGATAAAAGGCCATGAGAAACCTGTTCTTGAAAGCTACATTACCTTCATGAAATCAGCAGCTGAACATTTGGACATTACTGTGGATGGAGTCTTGCACCCTAAGTTTATAGCAGACAGGATGACTCTTTTGAAATCTAAACACATTTATAAAAAACACAGGGTGCAGTatgaaatgagaactcatcgCGAAGTTCTGCAATTAAAGTATCTAACCGGGTCAACTGCTAAAGTCTATCTGGAATACATACAAAGAAATATTCCTGCTGGGGTTGCTATGCATGTTCATAAGTGGGAAATAAACAGAATACCAGAGCATATACGCCAggaaatggtgaaaaatatggaaaataTGACTGAGGAAGACTGGAAAAAAGAATCTGAAAATTTAGCAAAACTTCAAGGCGAAAAACGAACTGTTGCAAAAGATTATCAAGAATTTGACACAACCAAGCGTTTCCTTGTAGGAATTGTCATGTGA